The following proteins are co-located in the Enoplosus armatus isolate fEnoArm2 chromosome 8, fEnoArm2.hap1, whole genome shotgun sequence genome:
- the dennd2c gene encoding DENN domain-containing protein 2C, whose translation MLALRLEQGRRGGGEVDRLQKGAAAAWQGRQSGRLPSHEQGISIRDKISQWEGRSQHGSSQDAGVKAHPPTISRSLSGDVLGNGYVLGNGCSNEGLRGGFHAKASLSKAKSLGLDFRECTAQAGHGVVGRKSEPLQKYSTEFSTTSPGNKQLAAQIFASPGVEANSADATGKQIFTANGDQKMDRILDVEVISKPLPLSTDDQEDNMPAGNFYTSRGFWRKLEGDRLLWEKGRDSSGEAQPPPPPPKPQRTFQYRGTNTGTTMDSRSPRNNHSKTRSRRAAHPPCFPPPPCPVPKTNGLSRHKKNRKSFEYEDAARLTAKQDTAGGQARHSGLYHAYSDDNIYEDIVCEVTRDNPYEDVKLSTMCLPVGRPQVPKLPPKPQTLQGYAGKVERKRFQASTASKSSTLAETPKPATPLRTSTQKPQRTPQYVNKIETIFDDKRGRKRVKNQGVSVREETSGTESDPEDNTKVGSRRSVYIQSTLKRRPGYRTLERDLIQLQQQQLFQIFVVVSLRKGSPGNTYSPEITQQFPKMFEKSSRLSREAEDQLKVIPKFCFPDSQDWKPSSHMPSETFSFVLTGEDGSRWFCYCRKILPSGKGKRLPEVHCIVSKLGCFNLFAKVLEEVERRREISPALVYPFMRSVMEAPFPAPGRTVTVKSFLPGSGNEVLTLCRPVDSRLEHVDFDSLLQCLSVGKLLQVFASLLLERRVIFIADKLSVLSRCGHAVLALLYPFTWQHTFVPVLPASMLDISCSPTPFLIGVLAPCLPQLLELPIEEVLIVDLCADKFVVQLGDEDCILPSKLQAALQQILEEREDILRQEGGDRCGGQQADLSSLVSEGFVRLFVELVGHYPLHMVESSNGSRELQRDSFRKSHPSRGVRQFLQLFMDTQMFAGFIQDKELCKGGGRRGLFEVRVGEYLDSYPEPEPSGVNKFLKGLGNKMKLLQIK comes from the exons ATGCTGGCTCTGAGGCTGGAGCAGGGCAGGCGAGGGGGTGGTGAAGTTGATCGCCTGCAGAAAGGGGCCGCCGCGGCTTGGCAGGGCCGTCAGTCAGGGAGGCTCCCTTCTCACGAGCAGGGCATTAGCATCAGGGACAAGATCTCCCAGTGGGAAGGTCGGAGTCAGCACGGCAGCAGCCAGGATGCCGGGGTGAAAGCACACCCTCCGACTATATCCCGAAGTCTGTCTGGAGATGTTCTGGGCAACGGAT ATGTCCTGGGCAACGGATGTTCCAACGAGGGTTTGAGAGGGGGATTTCATGCAAAAGCCAGCCTCTCAAAAGCTAAGAGCTTGGGCTTAGATTTTCGGGAATGCACAGCACAAGCTGGACATGGTGTGGTTGGTAGGAAGTCAGAACCTCTGCAGAAATATTCCACTGAATTTTCAACCACAAGCCCAGGAAATAAACAACTTGCAGCACAAATATTTGCGTCTCCCGGAGTGGAGGCTAACAGTGCTGACGCTACAGGTAAACAAATCTTCACTGCCAATGGGGACCAAAAAATGGATCGCATCTTGGATGTTGAAGTGATTTCTAAACCTCTACCTCTATCAACTGATGACCAAGAAGATAACATGCCTGCTGGAAACTTCTACACTTCACGGGGTTTCTGGCGAAAGCTTGAGGGGGACAGATTGCTCTGGGAGAAAGGCAGGGATTCTTCAGGTGAagctcagcctcctcctcctcctcccaaacCTCAGCGGACATTCCAGTATCGGGGAACCAACACAGGGACCACAATGGACAGCAGATCCCCTCGTAACAACCACTCCAAGACGAGGAGTAGGAGGGCGGCCCACCCACCTTGCTTCCCACCTCCTCCATGTCCAGTTCCAAAGACTAATGGGCTTTCAAGGCATAAAAAGAACAG GAAGTCCTTTGAGTATGAGGATGCAGCGCGTCTCACGGCGAAGCAAGACACGGCGGGAGGCCAGGCCAGGCACTCAGGCCTTTACCATGCCTACTCTGATGACAATATTTACGAGGACATCGTTT GTGAAGTCACCAGAGATAACCCCTATGAGGATGTCAAGCTATCCACCATGTGTCTCCCTGTCGGAAGGCCTCAAGTCCCAAAG CTACCTCCTAAACCCCAAACGTTGCAAGGCTACGCTGGcaaagtggagaggaagaggttcCAAGCGTCAACAGCATCCAAATCCTCAACCCTTGCAGAAACTCCCAAACCAGCTACACCCCTGCGCACAAGCACTCAAAAACCACAGAGGACTCCTCAG TATGTCAACAAGATTGAGACCATCTTTGACGACAagcgagggaggaagagagTAAAGAACCAGGGAGTTTCAGTTcgag AGGAGACCAGCGGGACAGAGAGTGACCCTGAGGACAACACCAAAG TAGGCTCCAGGAGATCAGTTTACATCCAGTCTACACTGAAACGCCGGCCAGGCTATCGCACCCTGGAGAGAGACCtgatccagctgcagcagcagcagcttttccaGATCTTCGTGGTGGTGTCACTGAGAAAAGGCTCCCCAGGAAACACCTACTCCCCTGAAATCACACAGCAGTTCCCCAAAATG TTTGAGAAGTCATCCCGGCTCTCCAGAGAGGCTGAGGATCAGCTGAAGGTCATCCCCAAGTTCTGCTTCCCCGACTCACAGGACTGGAAGCCCTCCTCCCACATGCCAAG tgaaacCTTCTCCTTTGTCCTGACTGGAGAGGACGGCAGCCGCTGGTTTTGTTATTGCCGTAAGATCTTG CCCAGTGGAAAAGGGAAGAGGCTTCCTGAGGTGCACTGTATTGTCAGCAAACTGGGCTGTTTCAACCTGTTTGCAAAG GttttggaggaggtggagaggcgCAGGGAGATTTCCCCAGCGCTGGTCTACCCTTTTATGCGTAGCGTGATGGAGGCCCCGTTTCCGGCCCCTGGACGCACAGTCACCGTCAAGAGCTTCCTCCCTGGCTCTGGGAATGAG GTACTGACTTTGTGTCGACCAGTGGACTCCAGACTGGAGCACGTGGACTTCGACAGCCTGCTGCAGTGTCTCAGCGTCGGGAAACTCCTGCAGGTGTTTGCCTCCCTTCTGCTTGAGAGGAGGGTCATCTTTATCGCTGACAAACTCAG TGTGTTGTCTCGGTGTGGCCACGCAGTGCTGGCGCTGCTGTACCCCTTCACCTGGCAGCATACCTTTGTGCCTGTGCTACCAGCCAGCATGCTGGACATTAGCTGCTCCCCCACCCCGTTTCTCATTGGGGTCCTGGCGCCCTGCCTGccacagctgctggagctgcccATCGAGGAG GTGCTCATAGTGGATCTGTGTGCAGACAAGTTCGTAGTTCAG CTGGGCGACGAAGACTGCATCCTGCCCAGCAAACTGCAGGCGGCGCTGCAGCAGAtcctggaggagagggaagataTCCTGAGACAGGAGGGTGGAGACAGATGTGGAG GTCAGCAGGCTGACCTGAGCTCTCTGGTTTCGGAGGGTTTTGTGCGGTTGTTCGTGGAGCTGGTGGGCCACTATCCCCTCCACATGGTCGAGTCCTCCAACGGAAGCAGGGAGCTCCAGCGTGACAGCTTCCGCAAATCCCACCCCTCCCGCGGAGTCCGCCAgttcctgcagctcttcatgGATACTCAGATGTTTGCCGGCTTCATCCAAGACAAAGAGCTGTgcaagggaggaggaagaagag GTCTCTTTGAGGTCAGAGTGGGTGAGTATCTGGATTCGTACCCTGAACCGGAGCCAAGTGGTGTGAACAAGTTTCTTAAAGGACTGG gaaacaagatgaaactcctacaaattaaatga